CCGGTGTAGGTGGCCGGGTTGGACCTCGGGGTCCTGCCGATGGGCGACTGGTCTATATTTATCACTTTGTCCACATATTCGACGCCTTCAATATCGTCAAAATCCCCGGGTCTGGTTTTTACCTTGTATAGCTTTTCCCTCAGAGCCTTGTAGAGGATTTCGTTCACGAGGGTACTTTTTCCGGAGCCGGAAACCCCTGTAACACAGGTGAAAAGGCCCACGGGGAACTTAACGTCGATATTTTTCAGGTTGTGCTCCCGGCAGCCCTTAAGGACGATCCACCGGCCGTCGGGCTTCCTCCGCACAGGAGGCACCGGTATGGTCAACCTGCCGCTTAAATACTGTCCCGTAAGGGACTCTTCGCACTTTTCGATGACTTCAACCGGCCCTGCCGCAACGACCCTCCCGCCATTTTCCCCGGCCCCCGGACCTATGTCGATAATGTAATCGGCGGCCCTCATGGTATCCTCGTCGTGTTCGACTACCAGAACCGTGTTTCCCAGATCCCTGAGCTCTTTAAGAGTCTTTATCAGCCGTTCGTTGTCCCTCTGGTGCAGGCCAATGCTAGGCTCGTCCAGGATGTAGAGGACACCCACCAGTCTGGAGCCTATCTGGGTAGCAAGCCTTATCCTCTGCGACTCGCCACCGGAGAGGGTCCCCGAGGGCCTGTCCAGGGTCAAATATTCCAGACCTACGTCGATCAAAAACTGTAACCTACTTTTAATTTCCTTCAACACCTGGTGGGCGATGAGCCGCTCCTTTTCGGTGAGCTGCAGGTTGTTGAAAAAGTCCATGGCATCTTTTATGGAGAAAGCTGTAACCTGAGCGATGGAAAGACCGCCCACCTTCACGGCCAAGCTTTCCGGCTTCAGCCTGGCCCCCTTGCACGCGGGACACGGCCTGGTACTCATAAACTCCTCGATCTCTTCCCGGGACCATTCGGAATCCGTCTCTTCGTAACGCCTCTTTAAGTTGTTTATCACGCCCTCGAAGTATCCCCTGAAATGCCTTGAGCTGCCGTAACGGCTCTCGTAGTAAAAGTCTATGACCTCATCGGACCCGTAAAGCAGTATTTCTATCATGCGCTCGTCCATTTTCTCGATAGGAGTTTCCACATCGTAGCCGTAATGTTCCAGTACCGCCTGCAGCATCTGGAAATAATAGCCGTCGGGGCTGCTGTTCCAGGGCACTATGGCACCTTCGGCCACGGACTTGGACCTATCCGGTATAACCAGGTCCGGGTCAATCTCCATGTTCACCCCAAGACCGCTGCAGGCCGGACAGGCGCCGTAAGGGCTGTTAAAGGAGAACATTCTGGGTGACAGTTCCTCAAGGCTTATACCGCAGTCCGGGCAGGCAAAATTCTGGGAAAAAAGTATTTCTTTATCTCCAATAACATCTATGACCACCAGCCCTCCCGCCCGGGCTAGAGCCGTCTCTATGGAATCGGCCAGCCTGGATTCCACTCCAGGTTTTACAATTATCCTGTCCACGATTATATCGATGTTGTGCTTTTTATTCTTGTCCAGTTTGATTTCTTCTGCGGTTTCTCTGATTTCCCCGTCAACCCTTATGCGGACAAAACCGTCCTTCTTTATCTGTTCGATGAGCTTCAGGTGTTCGCCCTTCCGGCCTCTGATCACGGGTGATAGCACCTGTATCCTGGTACCTTCTGGCAGTTCCATCACCGCGTCCACCATCTGGTCTACGGTCTGCTGCGATATCTCCCTACCGCACCTGGGGCAGTGAGGCTTACCGATCCGGGCAAAAAGGAGTCTTAGGTAGTCGTAAATTTCCGTAACCGTTCCTACGGTGGAACGCGGGTTCTTGCTCGTGGTCTTCTGGTCTATGGATATAGCCGGGGACAACCCCTCTATATAATCCACGTCGGGCTTATCCATCTGGCCCAAAAACTGCCTGGCATAGGCAGATAGGGACTCCACGTACCGCCTCTGACCTTCGGCGTAAATCGTATCGAAGGCGAGGGTGGATTTACCCGAACCCGAAATGCCCGTTATGACAACCAGCTTATCCCTGGGGATTTCCACGTCTATATTTTTCAGATTGTGCTGTCTTGCACCTTTTACGATTATTTTATCCTTGGACATGAGCATCACAACCCTTTTAGCTTTTTGAAACCGTCTTGCGGTCTCTAACCACGCTGAAAGCCTGGGCTTTGATTTCAAAGATTATATCGCGGAGCTGGGCCGCCCTTTCAAACTCCAGGTTCCTGGCAGCCTGCTTCATTTCCTTTTCCAGCTTGTCAAGATAAGCTTTCAGCTCTTTCTTGCTCATCCTGGCCAGGTCCTTTTCAGGCAGGTAATCGGCTCTCTCTTCAGCGGCTTTTGTGGCCTCGATCATTTCCCTGATTCCCTTTTTGACGGTCGTAGGCACTATGCCATGCTTCCTGTTGTACTCCATCTGTATCATGCGGCGGCGGTTGGTTTCACTTATTGCCCTGGCCATTGATTCGGTTATCGTATCGGCGTACATTATCACCCTACCCTCTGCATTGCGCGCCGCGCGGCCGATGGTCTGGATGAGCGAAGTTTCCGACCGCAAAAACCCTTCCTTATCGGCGTCGAGGATGGCCACCAGCGAAACTTCAGGGAGATCAAGGCCTTCCCTGAGGAGGTTGACGCCAACCAGGCAGTCAAATTTTCCAAGCCTCAGGTCGCGTAAAATCTGGAGCCTCTCCAGGGTGTTGATCTCAGAATGCAGGTATTTCACTTTTATCCCGGATTCCCTTAAGTAATCGCACAGGTCTTCGGCCATCTTCTTTGTAAGGGTGGTGACCAAGACTCGCTGGTCTTTTTCGGCCCTTTTTCTTATCTCCCCGATGAGGTCGTCGATCTGCCCCTTCGTGGGCCTCACTTCCACCTCCGGGTCTACCAGACCCGTGGGCCTTATGATCTGTTCGACCACCTGGGAGCTCTTCTCCAGCTCATAGGGGCCGGGTGTTGCAGAGAGAAAGATGACCTGATTTATCCTTTCCTCGAACTCTTCGAAGGTGAGAGGTCTATTGTCGAAGGCCGAAGGCAGCCTGAAACCGTGTTCTACCAGTGCTTCCTTCCGGGACCTGTCTCCCGCCCACATGGCGCGTAGCTGGGGTATGGTGACGTGGGATTCATCTATTATTATGAGGTAATCCCTGGGAAAATAATCGAGAAGCGTGAAAGGAGGTTCACCGGGTTTTCTCCCGGTAAGATGCCTTGAATAGTTTTCTATGCCCTTGCAGTAACCGGTCTCCCTGAGCATCTCTATGTCGTAATTGGTGCGCTGCTCGAGCCTGGCTGCTTCCAAAAGCTTCCCTTTAGCTCTCAGTTCGGCCAGCCTTTCCTCCAGTTCCTCCTTTATGGATTTGATTGCGGCTTCCAGCTTGTCTCTCGGAGTGACGTAGTGGGAAGCCGGGAAAATGGAAACATGGGTCCTCTCACCCATCACTTCCCCGGTGAGGGTGTCTATCTCGGTTATCCTGTCGATGACGTCGCCGAAAAATTCCACCCTTATGGCTCTTTCCGTGAAGGATGCCGGATAAATTTCAAGGATATCCCCGTGCACCCGGAAGGTGTTCCGGCTGAATTCGAACTCATTCCGGGTATACTGGATTTCCACCAGCCTCCGGATGATCTCGTCCCTGTCTTTTACCATACCGGGCCTCAGGGAAATCACCTGGTTCTCGTAATCCACCGGGGAACCAAGGCTGTATATACACGAGACGCTCGCCACGATCACCACATCCCTGCGCTCGAACAATGCGGCGGTAGCCGAATGGCGCAGCTTGTCTATTTCGTCGTTTATAGAAGCGTCCTTTTCTATATAAGTATCGGTCTGGGGGATGTATGCCTCGGGCTGGTAATAGTCGTAGTAACTGACGAAATACTCGACGGCATTGTTCGGAAAAAATTCTTTGAGCTCGCTGCAGAGCTGCCCGGCCAGGGTTTTGTTGTGAGCTATTACGAGAGTGGGCTTTTGTACCTTCTCTATGAGATTGGCTATTGTAAAGGTCTTACCTGTGCCGGTGGCCCCCAGCAGCGTCTGGAATTTGTAACCCTTCCTGATCCCTTCGGACAGCGCGGCAATGGCTTTAGGCTGGTCTCCCTTGGGAGTAAATTCTGAAACAACCCGAAACTCCCCCATAAGATCACCTTCTTCATCGATTTTACTTTAAAAATTATATCATAATTAATACAGGGAAGAAAGCCAATCCCCAAAACTATGTTTGTGAATTTTTCTTCACAACAGATTAGATAGCCCCCAAAAACTGGCTTTTATAAAGTTCCGCATAAAAACCACCTCTATCCAGAAGTTCCTTATGAGTACCCTTTTCTATGATTTTCCCATTATTTACAACGAGAATAATATCAGCATCCTTTATAGTGGATAGCCTGTGGGCAATGACAAAACTCGTCCTCCCTTTCATAAGGTTTTTCATAGCCTTTTGAATGTAAATTTCCGTCAGGGTATCCACATTACTCGTCGCCTCATCTAAAATGAGGATCTCCGGGTCCGCTAAAAAAGCACGGGCTATAGTAATCAGCTGTTTTTGCCCCTGGGAAATGTTTGAAGCTTCTTCATTCAAAAGCGTATCATAACCACCGGGTAATGTTTTAATAAAGTGGTGAGCATGAGCCGCTTTTGCAGCTTTTATAATTTCCTCATCGGTAGCACCTTCTTTTCCGTAAGCAATATTTTCTTTTATAGTACCACTGAAAAGCCAAGTATCCTGCAGTACCATCCCGAATATTTTTCTTAAATTGGCACGACTTATGTCTCTTATATCCACTCCATCGATAGTGATTCTTCCATCCTGAATTTCATAAAAACGCATCAAGAGGTTTACAAGGGTTGTTTTCCCCGCACCGGTTGGGCCTACTATTGCTACTGTCTGCCCGGGGCTTACCTCAATATTTAAATTGTCTATCAAGGGCATATTTTGTTTATAACTGAACTTTACATTTTCAAATTTTATCTTTCCCTTTATATCATTCAAGAAAAACTTTGCTTTATCCGGAACTTCTTCCTCTTCATCCAGTATTTCAAATACCCGTTCAGCGGAGGCAATCGTCGATTGAATAATATTTACTATATTTGCAGTCTGAGTTATGGGATGATTGAACTGTCTCGAATACTGTATAAAAGCCTGAACATCCCCTATTTCCAGAATCTTCTTTATTACAAAAATCCCTCCCACGACGCAAACAATTACATAGCCAATATTGTTAATAAAGTTCATAACGGGCATTATAACACCCGACATAAACTGAGCCTTCCAGGCAGCATTATAAAGTTCTTCGTTTATATCATTAAAAATTTTTAGAACATCTTTTTCTCGATTAAAGGCTTTTACAATATTATGGCCTCCGTAAGTTTCTTCCACATGGCCGTTTAATTCACCCAAAACCCTTTGCTGTTTTGCAAATAATTTTTGAGATTTCGCTGCTATTGACATCGTTGCAATAATACTTAAAGGCAATGTCACAAAAGTAATGAGAGTTAAAACCGGATTTATTGTAAGCATCATTACAACGATACCTATAATTGTAACAACAGCAGAAATCAGCTGGATAATGCTCTGCTGTAAAGTGCTGCTTACATTATCAATGTCATTCGTAATCCTACTCAGTATTTCGCCATGGGTTCGCGAATCAAAATATTTGAGCGGAAGCTTGGAAAGCTTTTCCACAACATCGTTTCTCATTTTCAAAACCGTTTTTTGGGAAATACTCACCATTATATATTGCTGAATATAGGTAAACAGAGCACTTGAAGCGTAAAGGCCGGCTAAAATAAATAAAATTTTTGCTATATACTCGAAATCGATTTTAGCACCGGGCACATGCATCCTTTTTGCAATCAAACCTTCAAAAAGTTTGGTCGTAGCTTCACCCATTATTTTGGGACCTAATATATTAAATACAGTGCTAAGTAATACCAGGATAAGAACAATGAAAAATTCAAAAGCATAGGGTTTTAGATATTTTATAAGCCTTCCCAAAGTCCCTTTAAAATCCTTCGGTTTTTCCGCGGGCCTCACCATCGGTAGCCCACCGACGAATCCCCTTCCACCATGCCTTCTCCCGGTAAAAACAGGTCCGCCTGGCCCGGCACTCATATTAATTCCTCCCCTGAAAGCTGAGATAAAACTATTTCGCGATATATCTGGCAGGTGTTCAGCAGTTGTTTATGCGTCCCGATTCCTGCTATTTCCCCTTTTTGCAGTACAATAATTTGGTCAGCATCCATAATCGTCGCCACTCTCTGCGCCACTACGATGACAGTCGCGTCTTTCGTTTCCTCTCTTAATGCTGCCCGGACTTTCGCATCGGTTTTAAAATCAAGGGCGGAAAAACAATCATCAAAAAGATAAATCTTCGGCCTTTTTACTACAGCTCTGGCAATAGCTAATCTCTGCTTCTGGCCCCCCGAAAGGTTCTTACCTCCCTGGGAAATTTCCGAATTAAATTCATCTTTCATCTGAAAAATAAACTCGGTAGCCTGAGCAATACAAGCAGCTTTCCTTATTTGTTCATCGGCAGCATCGTTTTTACCAAATCTGATATTGTCAGCGATCGTACCAGAAAACAATACAGCTTTTTGCGGCACGTATCCTATCATGTCCCTCAATTTTGTTTGAGGTAAAAGTTTTATGTCCACACCATCGATCAAAATACTTCCACTGTCTGCATCGTAAAATCTCATAATAAGATTCAAAACAGTAGACTTACCCGAACCGGTCCCGCCAATAATTGCAGTTAACTTCCCGGGTTCTGCCTTGAAAGAAATATTTTTCAATGCAGGCTCATCAGCTCCCGGATAACTGAAGGTAACATCTTTGAATTCAATTACACCTCTGATATTTTTTATTTCTTCTGGTTTCTCGGGCTCCTTTATTTTAGGCACGATTTCCAGCACTTCATTTATCCTCAAAGCAGAAGCCGAAGCGCGAGGAAGCATAACGAAAACCACTGAAACCATTATAAGTGAAAACATGATCTGAATTATATACTGAATAAAAGCCATCAAATCGCCTACCTGCATCGTTCCTTTATCTATCCTAATTCCTCCAAACCAGATAACCGCTATTATAGTAAAATTCAACAGCAGCATCATTGCAGGCATAAGCCAAGCCATTATTCTATTTACCTTAATTGACATATTAGTCAAATCTATATTGGCCTCGTTAAACCTTTTCTTTTCATATTCAATTTTGTTAAATGCCCGGATAACCCTTATTCCTGTAAGATTTTCACGCAGTATAAGGTTCACCCTATCGATTTTCTTTTGGATGGCATCAAAAAGCGGCATTGCCTTTTTATATAGAACAAAAACCAAGAAGGCAAGTATAGGGACAGTGATTAACAAAATCAACGAAAGTCTCGCATCCTTTGATACCGCCAATATTATACCGCCTATACATATTAAAGGTGCCCTTGCCACCATGCGCAGAGTTATCATGATCACCATCTGAATCTGGTTAACGTCATTTGTCGTGCGGGTAATCAACGATGCGGTACCAAATTTATCGAATTCTTGTAATGAAAAATTTTCTACTTGGGAGAAAATTTTATTTCTTAATATTTTCCCAAATCCCATTGCAGCTTGAGAGGATAAATAACTGGCAACAATAGCAGATACAGTCCCTCCCGCTGCTACAAGCAGCATTATTTCTCCTTTTTGCAAAATGTATCTTATATCACCCTTTACAATTCCTATATCTACTATATCTGACATCAAATTGGGCAGGTATAGTTCTGAAATAGATTGAAAAAAGATTAAAATTAAAGAAACTATAACATAATTTCTATAGGGTTTTAAAAATTTCAGCAGTTTTATCATTATTTCACCCTCTGGTTATTTAAGGCTTTTTCTAAGTTAATAGTCATTTTCTGAAATAGCATTGCAAGAGTTTCTTTTTCCTGTTCGTTAAAATCTTTAAAACATTCTCTATCAATGGTTAAAATTATTTCGCGGAGCTTACTGCATATCTCTCTTCCTTTTTCGGTAATATACACCCTTGAGATCCGCTGATCGTTATCATCCTGTTTTCGCACAATCAAACCGGCTTTTTCAATTCTGTTTAGCATTACCGTAATGGTCGCCGGTTTAACCTTCAACCTTTCTGCGAGTTCCCTTTGACTTTGCCCGCCATGTTTATAAAGAATTAGAAGCAGCGGAGGTTGGCCGGGATAAATATTGATTTTTTCTAAAAGTTCACGGGTCATTAAATAATGGAGCCGGCTTACCTTCAAAAAAAGGCTGTAGAGTGAGTTAGGATCGATAACCTCCATACATTCTCCTCCAAGAATATTATTTAGACGTCTAATATTATATAATTATAATATCAAAATCAAAAAGAGTAAATCTCTCTGTAAAATTTCATTAGAAGCAGGCACGTCAGATAAAGCCGCTTTACTTATAAAGAAAAAACTGCCCCCTGTAACGGCGCAGTTTTTATTTCTGCTAGGCCCGTAAAACTAAATTTCAAAAAGTATGCGAATTCTCACCAGACTTTCCCCAGCATCAATACCTTACCGCTGACCAATTTGCCGAAATCGGGTTTTATAAAAGCGACACACGTTACGGTACCGATAGCCTAACCCATATCAGCAGATATAAATCCAAAAACGTGTAGCAAGCAACCTTTTTCTACTCATCTTCCCTCCATAAAAATTTTTCAGGACCCTGAATCTCTCCCAGGGTCCTGAAAATAAAGTTTTATTCGTTAGCCACCTGATTATTAAAGGCCGATCTCAGCATTGTGATGGCGGTGTAAATTATTACGAAAACCACGAGCCACTTCAGCAGGTTAAGGGGCAAGGTTTTTACGATGTATGCCGCTATTAGAACGCCGATGGTCCCGGCGATTGTTATCGCAACGGAGGCCTTCCTGTCGTATGCGCCTTCCTGTACGAATTTGATCGAAGCAGCTGGCATGAGGAAAGCACAGGAACCCATCATTATCGGGAAAGCTACCCTCGGGCTCATACCCAGGGCGTAAACCAAAGCCATGCACGGTGCGTAGAGACCGATGCCTATTGTCATCAGGGCGCCGAGGATGAAGTTGCCCACGACACCGATTATAAGTTTGGTTCCGGTAAGACCTATGGCTTCACCGCCGACGGGCATGAGGTTGAACATGCCTGCCAGGAAAATCATTGCCACCACCAGCAGGGCAATACCCATACCGATCTGGATTTTTTTCTCGGGCAGTTTGGAAACTATACCGGCACCGACAACGGCGCCGAGGGTCGCCGAAGCGAGCATTGATATGAGGGTGATAGGTTCTACTTGAATTACTGTTATAAAGATCAGTGCTTCAAGAACAACGGGTATTGTCATGCTTACGTTCAGCGTGCCGGGTATCAATTTATCGGGGACGAGCTTCATCAGTTTAAAAAATGCGGTGGTGGGAGCGAAACTGCCTATGCCCAGGGTATCGAAGAAGTTCACGATAAATCCCACCAGAGAAAGTTTTGCCCAACTGGCGTCGGAAAACGTATGCTTGTTTTTCACCGTATCTTTGAAAAATACATAAGAGAATCCGAGGGTGAGCAGTCCGAGAACCGAAAGTACTGCCTGAGTCATATTTCCCCTCCTTGTACAATATAGTTAGCTTTAATAATGTAATTAAGGGTCATTCAAAGTTTTTTGACAACCACACAGGAATTCTGATAAAACTTAGCTAATATTTCTCGTAGCGGCAGGGGACTTCGATCTTCCTCCTTGGGAAGCTCTTTCGCTGTCCCGAAATTAAGAGTGAAGCCCCTCCTCTATGAGATGTCTCGAATGAGCACGTTGCGGATGTAGCTTGCTGCATGCCTCGAGTTACGCGCAAGGTTGAGACTTATAGAGGATTGCGGGAACCCTGCCTAATTCAGTGAAAGCAAGGATGTAAATCATGTTCTATGGCGGTATTGATGTGGCTAAACACAGTCACGAAGTATGCCTCGTAAACGACTCCGGTGATATAGTCTTAAAAATGCATCTAGACAATAACCATAAAGGAATGAATAAGCTTTTGCAGGCATTGGAAAGACTCGGTTTAAAGCCTGATGACGTAAAGTTCTGCTTAGAGGCTACCGGCCATTACTGGCTCCCTATCTACTGCTACCTCACTAACCAGGGATTTGAACTTCATGTCATCAATCCCATTCAGTCGGATGCTTTGCGGAATCTCTATGTGCGTAAAACTAAAACCGACCAAAAAGATGCTCTGCTCCTTGCTGACTTGCTGCGATTGGGAAGAGCCCCCGAGACCAGACTCCCTTCCGAAACAACCCTCAAATTGCAGTCGCTCTCCCGACTCCGCTTTGAGTTCGTACGCCAGGTCGGTGGCCTTAAGAACAGGGTGCTTGGTATTTTGGATAGGATTTTCCCTGAATACCCAGACTGCTTCTCCGATGTGTTTATCCGGACTTCAAGGGAGCTGCTTAAATCTTACCCGGAGCCGGAAGAATTAGCCGAAGTGGACCTTTCAGAGTTATCTGCTTTCCTGAAAGAACATTCCCGCGGTCGGTTCGGTGAAGAAAGAGCTAAAAAGATTCAATCTCTGGCTAAGGGGACCTTCGGTATCACCATGGCTTTAGACGCTTTCACATTACAGCTTCGTTTGTTGGTTGAGCAAATTGAATTTATTGAAGAACAGATAAAGGTTATTGAAGATGCAATTAACGAGGTTATGGAGGAGCTTCGTCCTAGTAAGGATACCCCTTATCGCCACGTAATTGAAACTATTCCAGGTATTGGCCCTGTCCTGGCTGCCGCAATTATCGGTGAGATAGGTGATATTTCTCGTTTCCCTAACCCCCGGGCTCTCGTAGCTTATGCCGGTTTAGATGCTACAGTCAGGGCTTCAGGATTGTTTGAGGGTACTCGTAACCGTATGTCTAAACGCGGTTCCCCTGTTTTAAGAAACAGCTTGTGGTTAGCCGCTGTTTCAGCCCGCCGTTTTAACCCGGAGTTGAGGGCTTATTATGAGCAAAAACGCAGCCAGGGAAAGCACTCGAATGTTGCTACAGGAGCCGTTGCAAGAAAACTTGTTCACCTGATCTACTCTCTCTGGAAGGATAACCGGCCGTATGACCCGGATTATCAATGGTCTCCTCCCGGCAAAAATGCGTGAACAGAATTTCTATGTGATTGTCAAGAAATTTTTGCTCTAGCCTATTGACTTTTCATAGCACGTCTTAAATTAATTCATTTTGCAGCATTCGCCCGATCCGGGCTTTCCTAAAAGAAAACCGTATTTTACGGGGTCTTCGGGGTCGATGACGAACTGGTTAAATCCTGTGATATAAGCGCTTCCGGTTATTTCGGGTATAACGGCTTTGTAAGGTCCCACCTGGGTTTCGGCAACCAGCTTGCCTTTAAATACTGTGCCTATGATGCTCTCATAAAAGAATTCCTGGTTCAAAGATAGCTTACCTTTAGCGTAAAGGGTTGCCATTTTGGCACTGGTACCGGTACCGCAGGGAGAGCGGTCGGCCTGTCCATCTCCAAAAATGACGACATTTTTTAAATGAGCGTTCGGATTTTCCGTTTCATCGTAAATCTCCACGAGGTCAATGGTCTTTATATGCTCCTTTTCCGGGTGCTGAACCTTAATCTGTTCGTTCGCGGCTCTCTTTATCGCCATTCCGGCCTTGATTAAATCGTCGATATTGGAGGGGTCCACTTTTATTCCAAGCTGTTTGGCGTCGACTATTGCGAAGAAGCTGCCTCCGAAGGAAATGTCGGCGGTAATTTCACCTATTCCCGGCACATCGATTTTAACGTCGGGTTCGTATAGGAATGCCGGAACATTCTTTATAGTAACGGATTTTACGATGTTATCCGATAACTCAGCCCGCGCTTCGATCAGCCCCGCAGGAGTATCCAGCTTTACGTGGGTCACAGGCGATAAGGGCTTTACCATCCCAGTTTCTATTGCAACGGTGACCGCACCGATCGACCCATGGCCGCACATGTTGAGATAACCGCCGCCGTCCATGAATATTATTCCGAAATCCGCCTCCTGGTTCACCGGGGCAGTAATTATTGAACCGAACATATCCCTGTGTCCCCGGGGCTCATGCATGAGCGCGGTCCTGATATGATCCATGTTCTGCTCCAGATATGCTTTTTTCTCGGCCATAGTCCTTCCCGGAATGTGAGGAATACCCCCGACTACTACCCTTGTCGGCTCTCCCATGGTGTGGGAGTCCACTGCGATTATATACCTGCTGAATCTCATTTTATATCATCCCCTTTTCTTTTTCATTTTTTGCTTTAAAATCTTTAGCGATTTTACCGCATCCGCTTTGACAACACAATTTTGCCCGACAACTTCTGTCTCCATGCCCTGGCCGGC
The DNA window shown above is from Thermosediminibacter oceani DSM 16646 and carries:
- a CDS encoding proline racemase, with amino-acid sequence MRFSRYIIAVDSHTMGEPTRVVVGGIPHIPGRTMAEKKAYLEQNMDHIRTALMHEPRGHRDMFGSIITAPVNQEADFGIIFMDGGGYLNMCGHGSIGAVTVAIETGMVKPLSPVTHVKLDTPAGLIEARAELSDNIVKSVTIKNVPAFLYEPDVKIDVPGIGEITADISFGGSFFAIVDAKQLGIKVDPSNIDDLIKAGMAIKRAANEQIKVQHPEKEHIKTIDLVEIYDETENPNAHLKNVVIFGDGQADRSPCGTGTSAKMATLYAKGKLSLNQEFFYESIIGTVFKGKLVAETQVGPYKAVIPEITGSAYITGFNQFVIDPEDPVKYGFLLGKPGSGECCKMN
- a CDS encoding IS110 family transposase, producing MFYGGIDVAKHSHEVCLVNDSGDIVLKMHLDNNHKGMNKLLQALERLGLKPDDVKFCLEATGHYWLPIYCYLTNQGFELHVINPIQSDALRNLYVRKTKTDQKDALLLADLLRLGRAPETRLPSETTLKLQSLSRLRFEFVRQVGGLKNRVLGILDRIFPEYPDCFSDVFIRTSRELLKSYPEPEELAEVDLSELSAFLKEHSRGRFGEERAKKIQSLAKGTFGITMALDAFTLQLRLLVEQIEFIEEQIKVIEDAINEVMEELRPSKDTPYRHVIETIPGIGPVLAAAIIGEIGDISRFPNPRALVAYAGLDATVRASGLFEGTRNRMSKRGSPVLRNSLWLAAVSARRFNPELRAYYEQKRSQGKHSNVATGAVARKLVHLIYSLWKDNRPYDPDYQWSPPGKNA